Part of the Streptomyces sp. f51 genome is shown below.
ACCCGGCCCCGTACGGCTAATCCCGGCCCGGCCGGCGCACGGCGTCCGCACGGTCCGCCGGGCCCGTACCGGTCCCACGGACCGGTCAGCGCAGGGCGTCCGCCACCTCGCGGGCCGCGTCGACCACGCGGGGTCCGACCCGCTCGGGCACGGCGTCCGCCAGCATGACCACGCCCACGCTGCCCTCGACCCCCGTCACCCCGATCAGCGGCGCCGCCGCCCCGCACGCGCCCGCCTCCAGCTCGCCGTGGGTGAGCGTGTACCCGGGCTCCCCCACCGGCGCCTGCCGGGCCGAGAGGATCGCGCGGCCGGCGGCTCCCCGGTCCAGGGCGTGCCGGAACCCGGCGCGGTAGGCCACGTGATAGTCCGTCCACGTCGGTTCGACGACCGCGACGGCGAGCGCCTCGGTCCCGTCGACCAGCGTCAGATGGGCCGTCGCGCCTATGTCCTCGGCGAGCGCTCGCAGCGCGGGCAGCGCGGCCTCCCGTACGAGCGGATGCACCTGGCTGCCCAGCCGCAGCACGCCGAGACCGACCCGGGCACGGCCGCCGAGGTCACGGCGTACGAGCGCGTGCTGCTCCAGGGTGGCGAGCAACCGGTAGACCACGGTCCGGTTGACGCCCAGTTTGTTCGACAGCTCGGTGACCGTCAGCCCGTGATCCGTGTCGGCGAGCAGCTTGAGGACGCGCAGTCCCCGGTCGAGCGTCTGAGAGGTCTCCGCGGTCACGACGCCCACTCCTTAGTGGTGAGGTCGACGGCCCTCGTACGGCGGATGCGGCACCGAGTCCCGTCGGCGACGCGCTTCAGAGGCCGCCGTTCGGCCGGCGCCCCGGGCTCTTCCCGGGTCGCAGTCGCTTCACGGCTGCGCTCCGCGGCGGCGCTGCCACGGGGCGTGTGCGTAGCGGGACAGTAGCGAGCCGGTCCGCTCAGCGGAAGCCTCCGTCCAGAATCCGGGCATCCACGGGTGCGAACTGATTCCGTTTGTCCCGGAACGCGCGGCGCGCGCGACGCGGCGCGCACCGCTCGTATACACAGCGCACGGGCCGTCGCGCACGCCCGCCCCACCACGGCACGCCCTCTCGGTACGGCTTCAGCGCCTCAGCCGAGGGGTTCCGGATACGGCGTCACCGCATCCGGGTGGCCCACTCCTGGACCTTGGCGATCCGCTGCCGGAGCTGTCCGGCCGTGGCCTCCGCGCTCGGCGGACCTCCGCACACCCGGCGCAGCTCGGTGTGGATCACGCCGTG
Proteins encoded:
- a CDS encoding helix-turn-helix domain-containing protein: MTAETSQTLDRGLRVLKLLADTDHGLTVTELSNKLGVNRTVVYRLLATLEQHALVRRDLGGRARVGLGVLRLGSQVHPLVREAALPALRALAEDIGATAHLTLVDGTEALAVAVVEPTWTDYHVAYRAGFRHALDRGAAGRAILSARQAPVGEPGYTLTHGELEAGACGAAAPLIGVTGVEGSVGVVMLADAVPERVGPRVVDAAREVADALR